In one Modestobacter sp. L9-4 genomic region, the following are encoded:
- the ndk gene encoding nucleoside-diphosphate kinase, translated as MSAPTAERSLVLVKPDGVARGLVGQVVARLEAKGLRLVAAELRTLTVEVAEEHYGEHRERPFFGSLVEFITSAPLLALVVEGPRAIEAFRALAGATDPVKAAPGTIRGDFALEVQSNIVHGSDSPESAAREIALFFPQL; from the coding sequence GTGTCTGCACCCACTGCTGAGCGTTCGCTGGTCCTGGTCAAGCCCGACGGCGTGGCCCGCGGCCTGGTCGGCCAGGTCGTCGCCCGCCTCGAGGCCAAGGGCCTGCGCCTGGTCGCCGCCGAGCTGCGCACCCTGACCGTCGAGGTCGCCGAGGAGCACTACGGCGAGCACCGCGAGCGCCCGTTCTTCGGCTCGCTCGTCGAGTTCATCACCAGCGCCCCGCTGCTCGCCCTGGTCGTCGAGGGCCCCCGCGCCATCGAGGCGTTCCGCGCGCTCGCCGGCGCCACCGACCCGGTCAAGGCCGCCCCCGGCACCATCCGCGGCGACTTCGCCCTCGAGGTGCAGTCCAACATCGTGCACGGCTCGGACTCGCCCGAGTCCGCCGCCCGCGAGATCGCGCTCTTCTTCCCCCAGCTCTGA
- a CDS encoding helix-turn-helix domain-containing protein translates to MATPTDVTTAAAADDPDTGLRAVRALRDLADRLEVLQVGSARARGWSWQQIADALGVSKQAVHKKHATSRRDR, encoded by the coding sequence ATGGCCACTCCGACCGACGTCACCACCGCCGCGGCGGCCGACGACCCGGACACCGGGCTGCGGGCCGTCCGCGCGCTCCGCGACCTCGCCGACCGCCTGGAGGTCCTCCAGGTCGGCAGCGCCCGGGCCCGCGGCTGGTCCTGGCAGCAGATCGCCGACGCCCTCGGGGTCAGCAAGCAGGCCGTCCACAAGAAGCACGCCACCTCACGAAGGGACCGCTGA
- a CDS encoding Clp protease N-terminal domain-containing protein, with protein sequence MFERFTDEARQAVVRAQEEARTLHAEEIEPVHLLLALTRDTGRGGTALAAAGVDHAGLRTALEPGALDADVLAAVGVDLDQVRATAEAVFGPGALDRGRQEVSGHLPFTSASKRVLQESLRAAVRQGERRLDSGHVLLGVLAVADPTVVRLLDRLSGHGEELRDGLGDAAARLSALLHQPPAAD encoded by the coding sequence GTGTTCGAACGCTTCACCGACGAGGCACGGCAGGCCGTCGTCCGCGCGCAGGAGGAGGCCCGCACGCTGCACGCGGAGGAGATCGAGCCGGTGCACCTGCTGCTCGCGCTCACCCGGGACACCGGACGCGGCGGCACGGCGCTGGCCGCGGCAGGTGTCGACCACGCGGGCCTGCGCACGGCCCTGGAGCCGGGCGCCCTGGACGCCGACGTGCTCGCCGCCGTGGGCGTGGACCTGGACCAGGTGCGGGCCACCGCCGAGGCCGTCTTCGGGCCCGGCGCGCTCGACCGCGGCCGGCAGGAGGTCAGCGGCCACCTGCCCTTCACGAGTGCCAGCAAGCGGGTGCTGCAGGAGTCGCTGCGGGCCGCGGTGCGGCAGGGGGAACGCCGGCTGGACAGCGGGCACGTGCTGCTCGGCGTCCTGGCGGTGGCCGACCCGACCGTCGTCCGCCTGCTCGACCGGCTGAGCGGCCACGGCGAGGAGCTGCGGGACGGGCTGGGCGACGCGGCTGCGCGTCTGAGTGCCCTGCTCCACCAGCCCCCCGCCGCCGACTAG
- a CDS encoding folylpolyglutamate synthase/dihydrofolate synthase family protein — MSTSLPRDLARVEQALLARWPESRLEPSLTRITALLDLLGSPHRAFPVVQVTGTNGKTTTARMIDELLRGFGLRVGRFTSPHLEQVRERIVLDGEPISAERFVEVFDDIAPYVQMVDAGSDVPMSFFEVTVAMAYAAFAETPVDVAVVEVGMGGTWDATNVADARVAVVTPVSMDHAEYLGPDVASIATEKAGIIKPAPPVEEGLPAVDVVAVLAHQPAGALEALVRRAIEVDATVAREGTEFGVLERRVAVGGQQVRLQGLGGEYDEVFLPLFGAHQAQNAAVALAAVEAFLGAGQATGPVAQDVVRESFAAVRSPGRLERLRTSPAVLVDAAHNPAGMAATVAAVRESFDFTRLVGVVGCVQGKDVTGMLTELEGLCAELVVTQNSSPRAIPADELGALAVDVFGADRVSVHPQLSDALEAAIELAEAGPDDALGGSGVLVTGSVVTAGEARTLLGGGRR, encoded by the coding sequence CTTCCCCGTCGTCCAGGTCACCGGCACCAACGGCAAGACCACGACGGCGCGGATGATCGACGAGCTGCTGCGCGGGTTCGGCCTGCGCGTGGGCCGGTTCACCAGCCCGCACCTGGAGCAGGTGCGGGAGCGGATCGTGCTCGACGGCGAGCCGATCAGCGCCGAGCGCTTCGTCGAGGTCTTCGACGACATCGCCCCCTACGTGCAGATGGTCGACGCCGGCAGCGACGTCCCGATGTCCTTCTTCGAGGTCACCGTCGCCATGGCCTACGCCGCCTTCGCCGAGACCCCGGTCGACGTCGCGGTGGTCGAGGTGGGCATGGGCGGCACCTGGGACGCGACCAACGTCGCCGACGCCCGGGTCGCCGTCGTCACCCCGGTGTCGATGGACCACGCCGAGTACCTGGGCCCCGACGTGGCCAGCATCGCCACCGAGAAGGCCGGGATCATCAAGCCCGCGCCGCCCGTGGAGGAGGGGCTGCCCGCCGTCGACGTCGTCGCCGTGCTCGCCCACCAGCCGGCCGGTGCGCTGGAGGCGCTGGTGCGCCGGGCGATCGAGGTCGACGCGACCGTGGCCCGCGAGGGCACCGAGTTCGGCGTGCTGGAGCGGCGGGTCGCCGTCGGCGGGCAGCAGGTGCGCCTGCAGGGCCTGGGCGGGGAGTACGACGAGGTCTTCCTGCCGCTGTTCGGCGCACACCAGGCGCAGAACGCCGCCGTCGCGCTGGCCGCCGTCGAGGCGTTCCTCGGTGCGGGTCAGGCCACCGGGCCGGTCGCGCAGGACGTCGTCCGCGAGTCCTTCGCCGCCGTCCGGTCGCCCGGGCGGCTGGAGCGGCTGCGCACCTCGCCGGCCGTGCTGGTCGACGCCGCGCACAACCCGGCCGGCATGGCCGCGACCGTGGCCGCCGTCCGGGAGTCCTTCGACTTCACCCGGCTGGTCGGGGTCGTCGGGTGCGTCCAGGGCAAGGACGTGACCGGCATGCTCACCGAGCTCGAGGGCCTGTGCGCCGAGCTCGTGGTCACCCAGAACAGCTCGCCGCGGGCCATCCCGGCCGACGAGCTGGGCGCGCTGGCCGTCGACGTCTTCGGCGCCGACCGGGTGAGCGTCCACCCGCAGCTGTCCGACGCCCTGGAGGCCGCGATCGAGCTGGCCGAGGCCGGCCCGGACGACGCCCTGGGCGGCTCCGGTGTGCTGGTCACCGGCAGCGTCGTCACCGCGGGGGAGGCCCGCACGCTGCTGGGCGGGGGGCGGAGGTGA
- a CDS encoding DUF4233 domain-containing protein — translation MTAPDPVRAGRALGGAAAAILLLEGIAVLFVPRGIAQSGDGLTGFRLTVLIVLAVLFVLASGMQRKPRGLLIGTVLQVPLLLTGFFGAAMWLVGGLFVLIWAYLLQTRKELLGSPLGPPPAAPPSPPVG, via the coding sequence GTGACCGCGCCGGACCCGGTCCGCGCGGGGAGGGCGCTCGGCGGGGCGGCCGCGGCGATCCTGCTGCTGGAGGGGATCGCCGTCCTGTTCGTCCCGCGGGGCATCGCGCAGAGCGGCGACGGGCTGACCGGCTTCCGGCTCACCGTGCTGATCGTGCTGGCGGTGCTGTTCGTCCTGGCCAGCGGCATGCAGCGGAAGCCGCGCGGGCTGCTGATCGGGACCGTGCTGCAGGTGCCGCTGCTGCTGACCGGCTTCTTCGGTGCCGCCATGTGGCTGGTCGGCGGCCTGTTCGTGCTCATCTGGGCCTACCTGCTGCAGACCCGCAAGGAGCTCCTGGGCTCACCGCTCGGGCCGCCGCCCGCGGCGCCGCCGTCACCGCCGGTGGGCTGA